The proteins below come from a single Mya arenaria isolate MELC-2E11 chromosome 8, ASM2691426v1 genomic window:
- the LOC128243548 gene encoding pyruvate dehydrogenase [acetyl-transferring]-phosphatase 1, mitochondrial-like, whose protein sequence is MTKIISLNMNKIIAKSNTYQKAFKRFRSSVKSILFDGNHRRQTRNQLQKTVIRELTSDQYPKLSRQQVSWYLRYNEFSSGDLNDGVVKSYMTNQLAANNPIEDRAAEVRLHIDPDASTNKYIFGVIDGHGGPACAQVVSERLFSYIAVMLSPLSFLKGIIVEDIDPCVGLTSRFTRKDYYHSTDMEEMYRVALQKLAHDQLIAPSDECTVEDILKGAFMRLDHDILADAIPKEGSADLINHETLSLAFTGACANIAYIDGTDVYVANTGDCKAIIGQHIDDETWMPVFLSNEHDANNDDELDRIYGRHPGEKQTVIKNSRLLGDLAPLRAFGDARYKWPARIMKHVLNVCNPNVISVYGENLIPQNYQSPPYLTAEPDVMHYSLTPRDKFMVIASDGLWENLGPQQVIDLVAAHMDERQILTEFVLPRENATLREINDILKIRKRKLAKKPEDENVATHLLRMALGPNHTILSQHLTLPENLVRHYRDDITITVVYFDTDFVAKKTT, encoded by the coding sequence atgacaaaaataattagCTTAAATATGAACAAGATAATTGCAAAAAGTAATACTTACCAAAAAGCGTTTAAACGGTTTCGGTCAAGTGTCAAGTCAATCCTGTTTGATGGAAACCACAGAAGGCAAACACGCAACCAGTTACAGAAAACGGTCATCAGGGAATTGACATCGGATCAGTACCCAAAATTATCAAGACAGCAAGTATCATGGTATTTAAGATACAACGAATTTAGTAGTGGGGACTTGAATGATGGTGTTGTTAAGAGTTACATGACAAATCAACTTGCAGCAAACAATCCTATAGAAGATAGAGCAGCGGAGGTGAGGCTCCATATTGATCCAGATGCATccacaaacaaatatatttttggagTTATTGATGGACATGGAGGACCTGCTTGTGCTCAAGTGGTTAGTGAACGGCTTTTCAGCTATATTGCTGTTATGCTTTCACCATTGTCTTTTCTGAAAGGAATTATTGTTGAGGACATAGATCCATGTGTTGGCTTAACTTCACGATTTACAAGAAAAGACTACTACCATAGCACAGATATGGAAGAAATGTACAGGGTTGCATTACAAAAACTTGCCCATGATCAGCTTATTGCTCCAAGTGATGAATGCACAGTAGAAGACATACTGAAAGGTGCTTTCATGCGCCTTGATCATGACATTCTTGCAGATGCCATTCCAAAAGAAGGTTCTGCTGATTTAATCAATCATGAAACACTTTCCCTTGCTTTTACTGGGGCATGTGCAAACATTGCTTATATCGATGGAACAGATGTTTATGTTGCAAATACAGGTGACTGCAAGGCCATTATTGGACAACACATTGATGATGAAACTTGGATGCCTGTATTCCTATCAAATGAGCATGATGCCAATAATGATGATGAACTAGATAGAATTTATGGGCGTCATCCTGGTGAGAAACAGACAGTTATCAAGAACAGTCGTCTTCTTGGTGATCTTGCTCCATTGAGAGCATTTGGAGATGCGAGGTACAAGTGGCCTGCAAGGATTATGAAACATGTTCTCAATGTTTGTAACCCAAATGTAATTAGTGTATATGGGGAGAACCTGATACCTCAGAATTATCAAAGTCCACCATATTTGACTGCTGAGCCAGACGTTATGCATTATTCACTGACACCTAGAGATAAATTCATGGTGATTGCATCAGATGGTTTGTGGGAGAATCTAGGGCCACAGCAAGTGATAGATCTAGTTGCAGCTCACATGGATGAAAGGCAGATTCTGACAGAATTTGTTTTACCGAGAGAGAATGCGACATTGAGAGAAATCAATGACATTCTTAAGATAAGGAAAAGAAAACTTGCAAAGAAACCTGAAGATGAAAATGTTGCCACTCATCTATTGAGAATGGCACTCGGACCGAATCACACCATTTTATCGCAGCATTTAACTCTACCAGAAAATCTTGTTAGGCATTATAGAGATGATATCACCATAACTGTTGTATACTTTGATACAGATTTTGTTGCtaagaaaacaacataa